In Epinephelus fuscoguttatus linkage group LG15, E.fuscoguttatus.final_Chr_v1, a genomic segment contains:
- the chd8 gene encoding chromodomain-helicase-DNA-binding protein 8 isoform X2 produces the protein MADPIMDLFEDTPLFNLDALPDDSFSQGSSDPVEEALKLALGQVDPPTEPELTVNAGLGVSVAAPTIPDPAPVQVPTQQSVPVATAQTVSIAAAPAVAPVPAPVPVDTVPQIQAQTTIPIVSSTSVATSSTVLLSSPLTVSSSPVTTTATTQQQLTQITHQITPQQLAAITQQAGGKIVILKGPQGQAQVLQTVSGATGQTSGKVIRVLSGTPLKPGMSILQGGTVLNQASPGQAQVKVGAAGVQRLLQSPNGPVKQMLLTSVPQQVQQTQGQTVQVQIPAQAQMAQGQTQVQVQPQAQAAQIQVQTQGQVQLQPAMQAQTQGGEAKRITLVLQQPSQAGSAAPAGQAQQQVTQVQQVQTAQGGQQQQQQQQQQAPARLVLGQLPGGKLVLQGSQLAALTQARAAGQAGGQPKVLTIQLQVQQQPNQQGGIKYQLVSGAGNTGSPQVLQISQGQGGQRVAVPLKMLLQPQTSSASSAGGTVSVVKVINTSTAGPSTTTTTPSQAIRITKAPGEPASVRRVEILCKQEKANRIVAEAIARAKARGEKNLPRVLNQDELPATQTSPELGGTVTVVSAAKKKTSGGGSKKKSPIAGATTPKTTGGADKKGKVKTPGGTTGVAGGTIIPGAGNKSKSKTKTNTITLVGAKKRKRNASSDHSDGELSPASPAALDDDMIMRRSNRVVKRKKYTEDLDIKITDDEDEQEDVDVTTTAAAVASISGGTAAQLKQELELDVDGQPSMQFFVENPSEEDAAIVDKVLSLRLTKKEVSPGQYTNVEEFFVKYKNYSYLHCEWASLEQLEKDKRIHQKIKRFKTKHAQMRHIFQEDEEPFNPDYVEVDRILDVSHSVDKDNGEPVIYYLVKWCSLPYEDATWELKEDVDEGKVEEFSKIQNRQPRLKRTPRPSASSWKKLEETREYKNGNTLREYQLEGVNWLLFNWYNRQNCILADEMGLGKTIQSIALLSEVYAAGIQGPFLVIAPLSTITNWEREFSTWTNMNAIVYHGSLASRQMIQQYEMYCKDDKEHLIPGAYKFDALITTFEMVLSDCPELREISWRCVIIDEAHRLKNRNCKLLDSLKMLDLEHKVLLTGTPLQNTVEELFSLLHFLEPAQFPSETEFLRDFGDLKTEEQVQKLQAILKPMMLRRLKEDVEKNLAPKQETIIEVELTDVQKKYYRAILERNFSFLSLGANSNSNVPNLLNTMMELRKCCNHPYLINGAEEKIVAELREVYDPMAPDFHLQALIRSAGKLVLLDKLLPRLKAGGHKVLIFSQMVRCLDILEDYLINKRYLYERIDGRVRGNLRQAAIDRFSKPDSDRFVFLLCTRAGGLGINLTAADTCVIFDSDWNPQNDLQAQARCHRIGQSKAVKVYRLITRNSYEREMLDKASLKLGLDRAVLQSMSGNKESNVNGIQQFSKKEIEDLLRKGAYAAIMDENDEGSRFCEEDIDQILQRRATTITIESEGKGSTFSKASFVASENRNDIALDDPEFWQKWAKKADIDMDSMNRKNTLVIDTPRVRKQTRQFSSLRGEGGDLSDLDSDDEYPPANSRQSRASRRSDRHSGGGYGRTDCFRVEKHLLVYGWGRWRDILSHARCKRRLSERDVETICRVILVFCLLHYRGDENIKSFIWELITPPENGREPQTLLNHSGLSIPVPRGRKGKRVKAQSTFDVQKVEWIRKYNPDTLLLDDSYRKHLKHQCNKVLLRVRMLYYLKQEVIGEHAESVLKGADIRDVDIWMPEMEQQEVPAGWWDTEADRSLLAGVFKHGYEMYTTMRADPCLCFLERAGRPDDKAIDAEQHTGDAELGDDADYDKYSEDPEFKPASRHAKDLFEEPDSMNVDDEISVEDKVGPVITESFSSQSGACDWPSSSSLTARLRRLITAYQRSYRQEQLKIEAEAKGDRRRRRCEQASKLKEIARQERQQRWTRREECDFYRVVSTFGVEKIKKELGVPEGGDPEFDWNRFRTFARLDKKTDESLSRYFRSFVAMCRRVCHLRPGRGEDPSELSQTVAPITEERASRTLYRISLLRRLRERVLPHPSLEERLPLAPTSSELPAWWNIPEHDRQLMLGAALHGVSRTELSIYSDPQFTFSQAREEFIQNQQAPPPPPPPQALPIMPLSQPKIEQDMPGVRDEVGEEDARLLGGEISADLQNTPLSHHDGKARGQGWSLKRSRGRVGKTGRKGEGGSDSDSDSDSGSSSSERSGSSDDSGESEEEVERAGMKLCDVDEDNSLLSMTTSQDGIPPPDPLRVDWPKDRVLINRLDSLCTLVLTGQWPSGRRYLPEAQLNPSSELVGDEMAYTRVIRKPSSTPGGPGEDGEDGEFTVKLLKEEGLKLTFSKQALMPNGSGGESSSRKRRKDQELSDPDGLGDPLERTPRRRDPPTWLKENPDYEVEGDMLELLVNRSKRKRRRRADKALTGSEKVKVINMRTGRKVGAALCPMLQDLREYLEENPDNAVAPDWSETVRNSGFLPETFFHRLLTEHSEIPKKSRRRHHHHHHHHHAPEPTPEDPNLDGVEEETLVSDGAYMMDEEDLETSHHFLTSPDFDVKIEGGDSLSQGDYDSSDQEALLDDVIIAQKDSDSSSSSED, from the exons ATGGCAGACCCCATCATGGACCTCTTTGAGGACACACCCCTGTTTAACCTGGATGCCCTCCCGGATGATTCCTTCTCTCAGGGTTCCTCAGACCCTGTGGAGGAGGCCCTTAAGCTGGCGTTGGGCCAAGTGGACCCACCAACTGAGCCTGAACTCACAGTCAACGCAGGCCTTGGTGTATCTGTAGCAGCTCCCACCATCCCGGACCCTGCTCCCGTTCAAGTCCCCACACAGCAGTCAGTGCCGGTGGCGACTGCTCAGACTGTTTCCATAGCTGCAGCTCCTGCTGTAGCCCCAGTACCCGCTCCTGTCCCGGTTGACACTGTACCTCAGATCCAGGCCCAGACCACCATACCCATTGTCAGCAGCACCAGCGTGGCCACCAGTAGCACTGTCCTGCTGAGCTCACCTCTGACTGTTTCCAGCTCCCCAgtcaccaccaccgccaccacacAGCAACAGCTCACACAGATAACTCACCAGATAACTCCACAGCAGTTAGCTGCCATcacacagcaggctggtggcaAAATTGTCATTCTCAAAGGTCCCCAGGGTCAAGCCCAGGTGCTGCAGACTGTATCAGGAGCCACAGGCCAGACCAGTGGAAAGGTAATCCGTGTGTTGTCTGGCACTCCTCTTAAACCTGGCATGTCCATACTGCAGGGGGGGACAGTCTTGAATCAGGCAAGCCCAGGGCAAGCCCAAGTCAAGGTGGGTGCTGCAGGGGTGCAGAGGCTGCTGCAGTCTCCCAATGGGCCAGTGAAACAGATGCTGCTGACCTCCGTGCCCCAGCAGGTGCAGCAGACGCAAGGCCAGACAGTCCAGGTGCAGATTCCTGCCCAAGCACAGATGGCTCAAGGgcagactcaagtccaagtccagCCCCAGGCTCAAGCTGCTCAGATCCAAGTCCAGACCCAAGGTCAGGTGCAGCTCCAGCCAGCAATGCAGGCCCAAACTCAG GGTGGCGAAGCAAAGCGGATCACCCTGGTTCTCCAGCAGCCCTCCCAGGCTGGCTCTGCTGCGCCAGCGGGTCAAGCCCAGCAGCAGGTCACACAAGTCCAGCAGGTTCAGACAGCCCAAggggggcagcagcagcagcagcagcagcagcagcaggccccAGCTAGACTAGTGCTGGGGCAGCTCCCTGGAGGCAAACTGGTGCTTCAGGGAAGCCAGCTAGCAGCCCTGACCCAGGCTCGGGCTGCAGGCCAGGCTGGAGGGCAGCCCAAAGTCCTCACGATTCAGCTGCAGGTGCAGCAGCAGCCGAACCAACAAGGAGGTATTAAG TACCAGCTCGTCTCTGGAGCTGGCAATACTGGCAGTCCACAGGTGTTGCAAATCTCACAGGGCCAAGGAGGACAGAGAGTTGCAGTGCCACTCAAAATGCTTCTGCAGCCACAG ACAAGCTCAGCATCCTCGGCTGGTGGCACAGTCTCTGTGGTGAAGGTCATCAACACGTCGACTGCAGGCCCCTCCACCACAACCACCACTCCGTCCCAGGCTATCCGCATCACCAAGGCCCCTGGCGAGCCTGCCTCTGTGCGACGCGTGGAGATCCTCTGCAAGCAGGAGAAAGCAAACCGTATTGTGGCTGAAGCTATAGCTCGGGCTAAGGCACGTGGTGAGAAGAACCTGCCTAGAGTCCTGAACCAGGATGAACTTCCAGCCACACAGACCTCCCCAGAATTGGGGGGCACTGTGACTGTGGTGTCTGCTGCTAAGAAAAAGACCAGTGGAGGAGGAAGCAAGAAGAAAAGCCCCATAGCTGGAGCAACGACACCCAAAACCACTGGAGGGGCCGACAAAAAGGGCAAAGTGAAGACACCAGGAGGAACAACTGGAGTAGCTGGAGGCACAATAATACCTGGGGCTGGGAACAAGAGCAAAAGCAAGACTAAGACAAA CACTATTACTCTAGTGGGAgctaagaaaagaaagagaaacgCATCTTCAGACCACTCTGATGGGGAGTTGAGCCCTGCCTCACCTGCTGCACTGGACGATGACATGATTATg AGACGCTCCAATCGTGTGGTGAAGAGGAAGAAGTACACAGAGGACCTGGACATCAAGATCACGGACGACGAGGATGAACAGGAAGATGTAGATGTTACTACAACCGCAGCAGCTGTGGCCTCCATCAGTGGCGGGACAGCAGCGCAGCTGAAACAGGAATTAGAGCTGGATGTTGATGGACAGCCCAGCATGCAGTTCTTTGTG GAAAACCCAAGTGAGGAAGACGCTGCTATTGTAGACAAAGTTCTGTCTTTGAGGCTAACCAAGAAAGAA GTGTCTCCGGGCCAGTATACCAATGTTGAGGAATTCTTTGTAAAATACAAGAACTA TTCATATTTACACTGTGAGTGGGCCAGTTTGGAGCAGCTGGAGAAAGATAAAAGGATCCATCAAAAGATCAAGAGGTTCAAGACCAAGCACGCCCAGATGAGGCACATCTTTCAGGAG GATGAGGAGCCTTTTAATCCAGACTATGTAGAGGTGGACAGGATCCTGGATGTTTCCCACAGTGTGGACAAGGATAATGGCGag CCTGTTATCTACTACTTGGTCAAGTGGTGCTCTCTGCCTTATGAAGACGCCACTTGGGAACTGAAAGAGGACGTAGACGAGGGCAAGGTCGAAGAATTTAGCAAAATCCAAAACCGACAACCTCGCCTAAAGAGAACG CCACGGCCGTCTGCCAGTTCATGGAAGAAGTTGGAGGAGACCAGAGAGTACAAGAATGGCAACACACTCAGAGAGTACCAGCTGGAAGGAGTCAACTGGCTGCTCTTCAACTGGTACAACAG GCAGAACTGTATCCTGGCAGATGAGATGGGTCTGGGGAAGACCATCCAGTCTATCGCGCTGTTGtctgaggtgtacgctgctggCATCCAAGGCCCTTTCCTTGTCATTGCTCCCCTCTCCACCATCACTAACTGGGAGAGGGAGTTCTCCACATGGACCAACATGAACGCAATCGTCTACCATGGCAGCCTGGCCAGCCGACAGATGATCCAGCAGTATGAGATGTACTGCAAGGATGACAAG GAGCACTTGATCCCAGGTGCGTACAAGTTTGACGCCCTCATCACAACCTTTGAGATGGTGTTATCTGACTGCCCAGAGCTGAGGGAGATTTCCTGGCGTTGTGTGATCATTGATGAGGCTCACCGTCTTAAGAATCGCAACTGCAAGCTGTTGGACAGCTTGAAGATGCTGGATCTG GAACACAAGGTGTTGTTGACCGGCACTCCTCTCCAGAACACTGTGGAGGAACTTTTCAGTCTGCTTCATTTCCTGGAGCCTGCTCAGTTCCCTTCTGAGACTGAATTCCTCAGAGACTTTGGAGACCTCAAAACAGAGGAACAG GTTCAGAAGCTGCAGGCCATCTTGAAACCTATGATGTTACGAAGGCTCAAGGAGGATGTTGAGAAGAACTTGGCACCCAAACAAGAGACCATCATTGAG GTTGAGTTGACGGATGTCCAGAAGAAGTACTACCGGGCCATCCTGGAGAGGAACTTTAGTTTCCTTAGTTTAGGGGCAAACAGTAACAGCAATGTCCCCAACCTGCTCAACACTATGATGGAGCTACGCAAGTGCTGCAACCACCCCTACCTCATCAATG GCGCGGAAGAGAAGATTGTAGCGGAATTGCGGGAGGTGTATGACCCCATGGCTCCCGACTTCCATTTGCAGGCCCTGATTCGGTCAGCCGGCAAGCTGGTGCTACTGGACAAACTGCTGCCTCGCCTCAAGGCTGGTGGCCACAAAGTGCTCATCTTCTCCCAGATGGTGCGCTGCTTAGACATTCTGGAGGACTACCTCATCAACAAGAG ATACCTTTATGAGCGAATTGATGGCAGAGTGCGTGGGAACTTACGACAAGCTGCTATCGATCGCTTCAGCAAGCCCGACTCTGACCGCTTTGTCTTCCTGCTGTGTACCCGTGCTGGTGGCCTGGGTATTAACCTCACTGCTGCGGACACTTGTGTCATATTTGACTCTGACTGGAACCCTCAGAATGACCTGCAG GCCCAAGCACGGTGTCATCGTATTGGCCAGTCTAAGGCGGTAAAGGTCTACCGTCTGATTACTAGGAACTCGTATGAGAGGGAGATGCTGGATAAAGCAAGCCTTAAGCTTGGCCTGGACCGTGCTGTCCTGCAGAGCATGAGTGGCAACAAAGAAAGCAACGTCAATGGG ATTCAGCAGTTCTCCAAGAAGGAGATTGAGGACCTGCTGAGGAAGGGTGCCTATGCTGCCATCATGGATGAGAACGATGAAGGAAGTCGCTTCTGCGAGGAGGACATTGACCAGATCCTTCAACGAAGAGCCACTACCATCACCATTGAGAGTGAGGGCAAGGGCTCCACATTCTCCAAGGCCAGCTTTGTTGCCTCTGAGAACCGCAATGACATTGCCCTTGATGACCCTGAATTCTGGCAGAAATGGGCCAAGAAAGCTGACATAGACATGGACTCCATGAACAGAAAG AACACCCTTGTGATCGACACTCCCAGAGTCCGCAAGCAGACCCGTCAGTTCTCCAGTTTACGAGGCGAAGGTGGAGATCTGTCTGATCTAGACAGCGATGATGAGTATCCACCTGCCAATTCCAGACAGTCGCGTGCCTCCCGGCGCTCTGACCGCCACAGTGGAGGGGGTTACGGCCGAACTGACTGTTTCCGGGTGGAGAAACACCTGCTTGTCTATGG TTGGGGTCGCTGGCGGGACATCTTATCCCATGCAAGATGTAAACGTCGTCTTAGTGAACGTGACGTGGAGACCATCTGCCGTGTCATCCTGGTCTTTTGTCTGCTCCACTATCGTGGGGATGAGAACATCAAGAGTTTCATCTGGGAGCTCATCACACCGCCTGAGAATGGGCGTGAACCTCAAACACTACTTAACCACTCTG GCCTGTCTATCCCTGTTCCAAGAGGCAGAAAGGGTAAGAGAGTAAAGGCCCAAAGCACATTTGATGTTCAGAAGGTAGAGTGGATCCGCAAGTACAACCCTGACACCCTGCTTCTGGACGACAGCTACCGCAAACACCTCAAGCACCAGTGCAACAA gGTGTTGCTGAGGGTGCGAATGCTCTACTACCTGAAACAGGAGGTGATTGGTGAACATGCCGAATCTGTTCTGAAAGGGGCGGACATCAG ggatGTTGATATCTGGATGCCTGAGATGGAGCAGCAGGAAGTCCCCGCAGGATGGTGGGATACTGAGGCAGACCGCTCACTGCTTGCTGGCGTATTCAAACATG GTTATGAGATGTACACCACTATGCGTGCTGATCCCTGCCTCTGCTTCCTGGAGAGAGCTGGTCGGCCCGATGACAAGGCCATTGATGCCGAGCAGCACACTGGTGATGCCGAGCTTGGAGATGA TGCTGACTATGATAAGTACTCAGAGGACCCAGAGTTCAAGCCTGCATCAAGACACGCCAAAGATCTTTTTGAGGAG CCTGACTCCATGAACGTGGATGATGAGATTTCTGTAGAAGACAAAGTGGGGCCAGTGATAACAGAAAGCTTTTCCAGCCAGAGTGGTGCATGTGATTGGCCATCGAGCTCATCACTCACAGCGCGGTTGCGGCGGCTGATTACAGCTTACCAGCGCAGCTACAGGCAGGAGCAGTTGAAGATCGAAGCAGAGGCAAAGGGTGACCGCAGGCGCAGGCGGTGCGAACAGGCCAGCAAGCTGAAGGAGATTGCACGGCAGGAGCGCCAGCAGAG GTGGACACGTAGGGAAGAATGTGACTTCTACCGTGTGGTATCGACTTTTGGTGTGGAAAAGATAAAGAAGGAGCTTGGGGTTCCTGAGGGAGGAGATCCTGAATTTGACTGGAACCGCTTCCGTACCTTTGCTCGTCTGGACAAAAAAACTGATGAGAGCCTCAGCCGATACTTCCGCTCTTTTGTCGCAATGTGCCGGAGAGTTTGCCACCTGCGCCCGGGCCGTGGTGAAG ATCCATCAGAGCTTTCCCAAACTGTGGCCCCCATCACTGAGGAGCGTGCTTCCCGTACCCTTTACCGTATAAGCCTCCTGCGTCGCCTCCGTGAGAGAGTCCTGCCCCACCCATCCCTAGAGGAGCGTCTGCCTCTGGCTCCTACCAGCTCCGAGCTGCCAGCTTGGTGGAATATTCCAGAACATGATCGTCAGCTGATGCTGGGTGCTGCACTGCATGGTGTCAGCCGCACTGAGCTCTCCATCTACTCAGACCCACAGTTCACTTTCAGTCAGGCACGAGAAGAGTTCATCCAGAACCAGCAggctccaccacctccacctccgccTCAGGCACTGCCCATCATGCCCCTCAGCCAGCCGAAGATTGAGCAGGACATGCCAGGTGTGAGGGACGAGGTAGGGGAAGAGGACGCACGGTTGCTTGGAGGTGAAATCAGTGCTGACCTGCAGAATACACCCTTGAGTCACCATGACGGCAAGGCACGAGGGCAGGGCTGGAGCCTCAAGAGGAGCAGGGGCAGGGTCGGGAAAACGGGAAGGAAGGGAGAGGGAGGCTCAGATTCGGATTCGGATTCTGATTCAGGCTCATCGTCATCCGAGCGATCAGGCAGCAGTGACGACAGTGGAGAGAGTGAGGAAGAGGTGGAAAGAG CGGGCATGAAGCTGTGTGACGTGGATGAGGACAACAGTTTACTCTCTATGACTACGTCTCAGGATGGCATTCCTCCTCCTGATCCTCTCAGAGTGGATTGGCCCAAG GATCGTGTGTTGATCAACCGTCTGGACAGTTTGTGTACGCTGGTGTTGactggtcagtggccctcaggGCGGCGCTACCTGCCTGAGGCTCAACTGAATCCTAGCTCAGAGCTGGTGGGAGACGAGATGGCCTACACAAGGGTGATCCGTAAACCCAGCAGCACGCCTGGTGGCCCTGgggaagatggagaagatggagaGTTCACTGTCAAGCTCCTTAAG GAGGAGGGACTGAAGCTGACCTTCTCTAAGCAGGCCCTGATGCCCAATGGGTCAGGGGGAGAGAGCAGTAGCCGCAAGCGGCGCAAGGACCAAGAG tTATCAGACCCAGATGGACTCGGTGATCCACTGGAGCGTACTCCTCGGCGCAGGGACCCTCCCACCTGGTTGAAGGAGAACCCAGATTATGAGGTGGAGGGAGACATGCTAGAG CTTCTTGTGAACCGGagcaagaggaagaggaggaggagggcagacAAAGCCCTGACAGGCAGCGAGAAGGTCAAAGTCATTAACATGAGGACAGGAAGGAAG GTTGGAGCTGCTTTATGTCCGATGCTGCAAGACCTGAGGGAATATCTGGAGGAGAATCCTGATAACGCTGTAGCACCCGACTGGTCTGAAACTGTTCGGAACTCT GGCTTTCTGCCCGAGACCTTCTTCCACCGACTGCTGACGGAGCATTCAGAGATCCCGAAGAAAAGCCGACGCcgccatcaccatcaccaccatcatcaccacgcTCCAGAGCCCACCCCTGAAGACCCCAACTTGGACGGAGTTGAAGAGGAGACACTGGTGTCAGATGGAGCCTACATGATGGACGAGGAGGACCTGGAGACCTCCCATCACTTCCTCACCAGTCCAGACTTTGACGTTAA